The genomic stretch TGATCTGATATAATCCCTTGATAGTTCATGACCAGCAAATCTTGTTAATAGTCTATCTCCTTCGACTCCTATTACCCTAAAGTATAAATGTACATAAACTAAACTATAATCTCCGGTTAGATCATAAAGTGTAGTTTCTACTTTTCTGTTTAAAGCTTGGTTAGCATCAAACGCGGGTGTAGTACCTAAAATTACTTCTCCAAAAGTTTTAGGTGCAACTATCGTGAACCATTTCTTCAATTTCCACTTGTCCTTAATTGCTGTCTTTGACGACATGCTAATCTTCTTATTTCATACTTTTATAAAAAGTTCACTACTCTATTTTCCTCGTTAATTTAATGTATAACTTTCTTAGTAACCTTATAATCGTTCTTGCCTCTTCCTCATCACTAATTCCTTTAGTTAGGACTCTTTTTAATGCTATGTACATAGCTTCATCTACTTCATTACTTTTTATCAAATTTACTAAATCTCTAGAGTATTTATTAATAAGTGATATAGCCTCTCCGCTAATAATTGGTTTATTTTCTCCTCGACTTTTCCATATTTCGTAAAGCACTATACCAACAGCATGAGATAAATTAAGGACAGGATATTCTGGATTTCCTGGAATAAATAAGAGTAAATCAGATTTTGCTATCTCTTCTCTTGTAAGGCCCACACTCTCTCTACCAAATATCAGTGCTACTTTTTTCCCTTCTATTAATCTCGGTAATTCCCAAGGTCTAATTGATTTTCTTAATATATCTCCTTTTATATCAGCTATACTAGAAGTAGCAATTTTAAGTTCAACATCTTTTATTGCTTCATCAAAGTTATTTACTATTTTTGCTTTTTCTAAGTATTCTAAACCTTTAGCAGAAAATTTTTTTGCTTCTTCTATGTCACAATGCGGATTTACTATATATAATTCATCTACTAGAAAATTTTTTGCTAATCTACTAATGAATCCTAGGTTATACGATCCTTCTGGTTCAACTATCACTAATCTTATCATTATATATCTCTAAAGCATAAAGGGTTTCAAAACCTATAGTTTTCTCTTTTCTTAATGAAATTCTATATTTTAGTTCGCTAATGATTTCTTGCAAATAGTCTTCATCATCCAAAGAAGAATATAATGTATAAATCCTTTTTGCTTTACCACTTCTCAAGAACCTTAGTAGTACATCGACTCCAGTTTTACCACCTGACCAACTATATTCGATCCATCTGTTGTATTCTTCATAAGGTAAGTATGGAGGGTTAAATATAGCTACATCAAAATTTACACTATATCGAAAACATTCCATTAAATCGCAATTTAAAATATAATAAGATGTAAATGGATACATTCTTAAAGTGCATAAGGTAGCTTCTGTAGCTAATGGATTTATATCTACAAAAGCAACCTCTTTTGCTCCCTGAAATAGGGAATGTAAACCCAAAATTCCAGTTCCAGTCCCAATATCAATTACTTTTTCCCCTTTATTTATCTTTATTATATCTAATAATAATTCTGTATCATCTGATGGTTCATAAGTTTCATCATTTATACAGATTTTGTATTTATTATATTTAATAATTCTAAAACTTGACATGGTCTAAAATCCCTTACTCTTTTATTTATATCCGTACTTGAAGAAGATAAATTACATAGTTTTATAGCATTTGTAATTTTTTTATTTCTGTATTTACTTATGCATTTTATAATTAAATTTATTTTCTCATCATAATTCCTAATTCTTGTCAAAAGAACAATAGTAGAGTAAACCCTTGGTTTTGGTTTAAAAAACCATGGTGGAATATTTTCTTTCACATCTATTTTATAATAATAATTTAATATGAAAGATATGTAAGTAGGGTCATTTAATATTTTTTTAACAAAATCATATTGTAAAATGAGACTTAATTTCTTAATTTGATTTATTCTCATTATTTCTTCAAAGAATTCATAAGTGATATAATATGGCAACGATGAAACTATTTGACCTCTTATTACGGGTAGGAATCTAGCGTCAGCTATAACAAGATTATGAAGATAAGAAGAAAATCTCTTATCAATTTCAATTACTACGTCTGGTTTAATATATTTAGTAATATTACCTTTTCCACCACCAATTTCAATTATTGGTCTAAAAGAGAGATCAACATAAGAAACAAATTTTTTTATAGTTTCCTCATTGACTAGAAAATGTTGACCCAGATTCATTATATTTTCCCAATTTCTCTAGGTACCCTATGTAGATAGAGTGCTCACCAAGTTTTTTACTCTTTTCATCAAATAAAGGATATACAAATAGATAATATTTTTCTCCTCCTTGTAATTCTTTAATTATCCTCTCAATGAGCAAACCTACAACATCTTTTATCCCTACTCTGGTCTCAATATCTTTAAAATCGACAAAGGGTTGCCTCTTTCTCTCTTCCAGTATTATTCTTAGCGTTTTTTTACCTATGTTTGGTAAAAGCTCTAGAGCATGTAGTTTTAAGGTAAGTGGTTCTGCTTTATTGAAAAACTCAACAAATATAGACGATTTATCTTCTGTAATTATCTTTCTAATAACTTTTGGTAGTTCATCCTTAGCAACACTTGTCAGATCTTCATAAGTTATGTGGAAATCAATCTTTATGGGCGAATTTTCTAATTCTAATCTTTGTTCTATCTGGAAATCAATGTTAGCTGATAAAGGAGTAGCCTCCATAAGCATAAAATAATCCTCTCCTAGTAGCTGCATAACAGGTCTGTTTTTATGTTGTGCATGTTTATCCAGCGGATTGCCTTGCCTCATATAGTCTAAAATGTATGCAATCTTTTCCATTCTGACTTTTACATCCCTTCGTCTCTGCATACACAATATATTTGTTTTAAAGAGTAAAAATCTCAACTCTCCATGTGTGACTTAACTATACTAATTATTTTCTGTATTTGTTCAGTAGTATAAGTTTTTCCAGAATCTAATACTAAAATTGATCTAACTTCTTCTATTGTGGTAGGGCAAATACTTGCAATTATTGCTCTTACATCCTCTCTCTGTACAATTTCTTTTAATTCATCCATTATCTTTAATGCGTCCTCACTGCTGCATTTAGATACACTATTTAAATATTCAAAAGTCCTTTGTAAAATAGTAGAAGAAGTACCATTAGATATAAGATCTTGAAGAATTTTTTTAGCAAAAGAATAAGGCACATAATGCTCCTCTTCTATTTTTAGAGAAAAAGACAAGACCTTCACCCATTTTTAATACCATTAAATCTTGCTAAGTGTTCTGGTCTAACTATGATAACCTTCTCTTTATCACCTAATGTAACTCTTACAATATAGGCTTTACCTCTTTTTCCTTGAATTATACCCACCTTACCATGATATCTTCTATGAGGCATTCCTTTATGTATAGAAGGATTAATTTTAATTACTACATAATCTCCTTCTTTAAATTCTTCCATTAATAGACTTAATCTTGGTACTGCACCTCTTTCTCTCACATTCTTAGTTAATAGCTTTCTCGTTCTTGTTCGATAACCTTTTGAATGCTTAACCATGTTTATTCCTTATCAAACTAAAACTAAGTAACAATTAAGATTTTTGTTTTCCTTTGCTGGTAATTAGGAATTCATTTCTTTCAAGATACGCTAATAATATAGTGAAAATCTATTATATTTATAGATTATTTTTAAATAAGCCTCATATAACAAAGAGAAGTATAATAAGTATAGTATACTATTTCTAGAAATTTTTCGCATTATTTTATACATATGCTAAAGCATGAATGAACACACAAGATTATCTGAAATAGTACGTACTATTAAAGAAGAATTAACTCTACTAAAATATTCATAATTAGGATTGTTATACTCTCTAAGACCTTAAAGGCATTAAATACAATTCCTCTAACAATCCCGTGCAGCATTTTGTGTAAAATTCTAGGATAGATTGTTTTTAAAAGAACTGCGTTTAAGACTGTAATATTTTTATATTAAGACTGTAATATATTATTACATATTTTAAATTAAGAGCAAATATTTATATGAATTATATAATGTTACGATTTTCCTATAAACCCTAGACTCCAAATTCATTTTACAAAAATAATTACAGGGAATAATTATCTATTATCTTGAAAATTTTGTAATTAGAGAAAAAGTTTAGGGTAGATGTAGTTTGGTATTACTTTAGGGGAGAAACACTTGAAAACACCAGACTACATCTACCCTAAAATACGTGTACAAATCGAGGAAAAAATATTTTCCATCATAAACTTCAAGGGAAGAAAGGCAGAAGAAGTCAAGAAAACACTTGTAACAGCAGCACTAACAAAAGATTCCGTGGAAAACAAGGCAAAAGAATTTGACATATCACCACAAACAGTAAGAAACTACGTGGAAGAACAACCACAAGTAATAGAACAAATGCTAAACGTGATCAAAACAATCTCCATCAAGCAACTAAGCGAAAGAAAACGCGTAAAAATTTCAATAGACTGGACATCAATAAAATACAAAGGAAAACCCGTAGAAGGAACAAGCGGATCAAAACAAGGTTACTCATGGAACTACGCGACAGCAACAACAAGAGTAAAGGGAAAAACACTAATACTAGCATTCACACGCGTAGAAAAAGGAATGACCAGACTAGAGATAGTTGAAAACCTAGTAAAACAAATACTAGCATTGGGCCTAGAAATAGAACTAATAGCACTAGATGCCGGATTTTACTCAGTAGATGTAATCAACTACTTATCAAGGTTTAACTTCATCATCGGAGTACCCGTGGAAAAGGTTGGAATACATCGAAACTTCGACGGCGATTACACTGCAAAATCAAGAGGCAAAAAAGCAAAATTCAGACTAATAATACACCATGGTAGGGAAAAGGAGTACCTGGCTAAAGGGACAAACCTAGACGTAAATAGGAGTATGGTTGTAAAGTGGTATAACAAGGTTAGAACACCAATAGAAACATCATACAAGTTGATCAAATCTTTCCTAATCTTCACGTCATCAAGGAGTCGCTTATTCCGCTTGTTTATCTTCGTCCTAGCAATGTTAATCTATACACTATACTTGCTCCTCAAGGGGACGACGAGCAAGGAAGATTTTCGCTTACTCCTAATCGCCTTGTTTTTACAGGATAATATTACAACTATTCAAGAATATTTAGTTAAAATATTTTATCCACTTTTTAATTCACTTGAATTATTTTCGGGGTGATGAATTTGGGGTCTAGGGTAAACGCTACCTGTGTTTAAACTGTGGATGCAAACGTCCTATATATTAGATATAAAATTTTTGTAATTTTTGTAATATTAGTGATTTACAACTAATACTTCTTCCTTATTTAAGGTTCTTTCAAAATCTAACTCAAAACTTTTAAGAGTATTTATCTATCTCTATATAAGAATGGATTTACAAACACTATATATACTTGAACTACATATACTTGAAAAGGTATTCTTCTGATCTAATTACATAGAGTAGACAATATACTATATTTTATTATAACTCGCCTATATCTTGATAAGCACATATAAAGTTAACAATATCCATCTTGTTCTTTTATTATTCTATCTATTGAAATATAGAGAGTCAAGGTATAACGTAATTTATGGTCGAAAACAATATAAGGGATTACAAAAATATTTATTCCTTGGGCACGCGGGGGTGCCCGAGCTGGTCAAAGGGGGCGGACTTAAGACCCCCAAGTAAGAGATCCGCTGGCGAAGGCCTGCACGGGTTCAAATCCCACCCCCCGCACGCTGTATTTCTAATGTAAAATTCTACAATCTTATCTAAAGGACCAACGTAAAGGTACCTTAACTTAGGCTTCGAATGATCAATATAGTAGACATAATACTTCCCCTTATTCTCACGTATAGAGAAGTTGTACGTACGTATAACTTCACGTGCCATAATTCGTTTTTCTGCATGAAAGCTTAAAAGTTGCGTACATTGTACGGAAAAATGTGGAATTGAAAGAAGATATCATAGTGTCCTCATTCAACTATTTCTAAAATTTTTGCATATAATAATGTATTAATTCAATATTTGTATTCCTTATAAAGAAAGGCTATTTAATAAAAATTTTATATATAAACGATGATAGTATGAAGATGTAAAAATATTTTTTAATATGTGAAAATCAAATTTAAGAAACAGATATTGTTTAGTAAAAATTCTATGGATTTTTAGGTCTAGTTTTGATTCTCTAAGTTTTATTATTTCATTATATAAAATTCCTTTTTTATAAAGATAAGAAATGTTCATAATAATTTCATTCTTCTTTTTGTTATTTACAAGATTAATGGATAATTTACGTGTTTCTCATTACGGTAGACCCCAAAATCATTTTACAAAAATTATCTCAGCGAATTACTTAAATGATAATAGAAAATTTGAAACTAATAGTAAAAATTTAAGGTTGGGAGAGCCGGTATTACTAGTAGGAGATACAACGTGATAACACCGAGCTCTCCCAACCAAGTAAATATTCACCAAGTCAAAAATAAATTATCTTCCATCTTGAACTTCAAAGGAAGAAAAGCAGAACAAGTAAAACAAGTAATAATCCTCAGCAGCAATAACAAGAGACTCAATAGAAAACAAGGCAAAAAAGTTTAGCATATCACCACAAACAGCAAGAAACTACATAGAACAAACAACAATAGACAAGATGACAGAGAAAATAAAAAAACTCTCAATAAAAAAACTAAAAAAACGAATTAAAAACCACAGACCAATAAAAATTTCAATAGACTGGACATCAATAGAATACTACGGGAAACCAGTAGAAGGAATAGGAGGATCAAAACAAGGCTACGCATGGAACTACGCAACAACACAAATCAACGGAAAAACCCTAGTACTAGCCCTAACACGCATAACCAAAGGAATGAGTAAAGCAGATATTGTCAAGACCTTGATTGAGCAAGTCTTGGCCTTGGGCGTTAGTAACGCTTGATGCTAGTTTTTACTCAGTTGACGTGTTAAAGTACTTGTCTCAATTTAAGTTTGTGGTTGCTGTACCCGTGGGTGACGTTAAGGTTCACCACGATTTTGATGGTATATATAGGACGAGGAGTAAGGGGAAGGATAGGGTTGCTTTTAGGTTAATCATCATAGGGTAAGGGATGGCAAGAGGGAGTATTTTGCTAAGGGGACTAATCTTGATTTGCCCAAATACAAGGTTGTTAGGTTGTATAATGAGGTTAGGACTCCTATTGAGACTTCTTATAGGATGGTTAAATCTTTCTTGATTTTCACGTCTTCTAGGAGTTGGGTTTTTCGCTTGTTCGTCTTCGTTCTGGCTATACTTATTTACATGTTGTTCATGTTTGTTAAGGGGAAGATGTCTAGGGAAGACTTTCGTTTATTCTTAATTCTGTTATTTTTATTTGATAATATTAATTATTTTTACGAATATTCGTTTAATGCTCTAAAATCACTTTTTAATACATTAGACTTATTTTCAAGGGGGTGATTTTGGGGTCTACCGATTACTCGAAGTTTAATTATAAGGAGATGCGGGGGGTGGGATTTGAACCCACGCAGGCCTATGCCATCGGGGTTCTTACCATTAAGGTCCTAAGCCTGCCCCCTTTGACCTAGCTCGGGCACCCCCGCACAAAATAAAAAACTAATGTTAAGAATAAAAAGCTTATCAGTCTTTTACAGTTTCTAACATAGATACTACATTCCAAATTGATATTCTTGTATGTGTAGGCATATTAGGATCTTGACTTATATCTTCGAGTATACCTATTGCATTTGCAGCTCTTACTGCTGGACTTAATGATGAATCTTGTAAGTT from Sulfolobus sp. S-194 encodes the following:
- the trmJ gene encoding tRNA (cytidine-2'-O-)-methyltransferase TrmJ: MIRLVIVEPEGSYNLGFISRLAKNFLVDELYIVNPHCDIEEAKKFSAKGLEYLEKAKIVNNFDEAIKDVELKIATSSIADIKGDILRKSIRPWELPRLIEGKKVALIFGRESVGLTREEIAKSDLLLFIPGNPEYPVLNLSHAVGIVLYEIWKSRGENKPIISGEAISLINKYSRDLVNLIKSNEVDEAMYIALKRVLTKGISDEEEARTIIRLLRKLYIKLTRKIE
- a CDS encoding HemK2/MTQ2 family protein methyltransferase, which translates into the protein MSSFRIIKYNKYKICINDETYEPSDDTELLLDIIKINKGEKVIDIGTGTGILGLHSLFQGAKEVAFVDINPLATEATLCTLRMYPFTSYYILNCDLMECFRYSVNFDVAIFNPPYLPYEEYNRWIEYSWSGGKTGVDVLLRFLRSGKAKRIYTLYSSLDDEDYLQEIISELKYRISLRKEKTIGFETLYALEIYNDKISDS
- a CDS encoding 16S ribosomal RNA methyltransferase A is translated as MNLGQHFLVNEETIKKFVSYVDLSFRPIIEIGGGKGNITKYIKPDVVIEIDKRFSSYLHNLVIADARFLPVIRGQIVSSLPYYITYEFFEEIMRINQIKKLSLILQYDFVKKILNDPTYISFILNYYYKIDVKENIPPWFFKPKPRVYSTIVLLTRIRNYDEKINLIIKCISKYRNKKITNAIKLCNLSSSSTDINKRVRDFRPCQVLELLNIINTKSV
- a CDS encoding DUF655 domain-containing protein, translating into MQRRRDVKVRMEKIAYILDYMRQGNPLDKHAQHKNRPVMQLLGEDYFMLMEATPLSANIDFQIEQRLELENSPIKIDFHITYEDLTSVAKDELPKVIRKIITEDKSSIFVEFFNKAEPLTLKLHALELLPNIGKKTLRIILEERKRQPFVDFKDIETRVGIKDVVGLLIERIIKELQGGEKYYLFVYPLFDEKSKKLGEHSIYIGYLEKLGKYNESGSTFSSQ
- a CDS encoding DNA-directed RNA polymerase subunit F; the protein is MSFSLKIEEEHYVPYSFAKKILQDLISNGTSSTILQRTFEYLNSVSKCSSEDALKIMDELKEIVQREDVRAIIASICPTTIEEVRSILVLDSGKTYTTEQIQKIISIVKSHMES
- a CDS encoding 50S ribosomal protein L21e, whose product is MVKHSKGYRTRTRKLLTKNVRERGAVPRLSLLMEEFKEGDYVVIKINPSIHKGMPHRRYHGKVGIIQGKRGKAYIVRVTLGDKEKVIIVRPEHLARFNGIKNG
- a CDS encoding DUF4322 domain-containing protein, whose translation is MKTPDYIYPKIRVQIEEKIFSIINFKGRKAEEVKKTLVTAALTKDSVENKAKEFDISPQTVRNYVEEQPQVIEQMLNVIKTISIKQLSERKRVKISIDWTSIKYKGKPVEGTSGSKQGYSWNYATATTRVKGKTLILAFTRVEKGMTRLEIVENLVKQILALGLEIELIALDAGFYSVDVINYLSRFNFIIGVPVEKVGIHRNFDGDYTAKSRGKKAKFRLIIHHGREKEYLAKGTNLDVNRSMVVKWYNKVRTPIETSYKLIKSFLIFTSSRSRLFRLFIFVLAMLIYTLYLLLKGTTSKEDFRLLLIALFLQDNITTIQEYLVKIFYPLFNSLELFSG
- a CDS encoding UPF0147 family protein, with translation MASLYDNEAKIKQAVILLQKIVNDTSVPRNIRRAATDAIRNLQDSSLSPAVRAANAIGILEDISQDPNMPTHTRISIWNVVSMLETVKD